From one Papilio machaon chromosome 16, ilPapMach1.1, whole genome shotgun sequence genomic stretch:
- the LOC106715837 gene encoding uncharacterized protein LOC106715837, which produces MGSSQRLAAAAAVSHAKHYYNHTQPTVTQTEPMHYNVNVFFVSATLCGVLVAVCAACWRRTPSDKPEDVSDCRGVYTVSSDARLQVQVELPGPPPAYETVVEDTTDHKPCHSLQEVITEPCQRCQAGRVDSGLPSYEAAVLLRDTKL; this is translated from the exons ATGGGCAGCTCGCAGAGGCTGGCAGCGGCTGCGGCCGTCTCCCACGCCAAGCACTACTACAACCACACTCAGCCGACTGTCACGCAGACGGAGCCAATGCATTATAATGTCAATGTGTTCTTTGTAAG TGCGACACTTTGTGGCGTGCTGGTGGCGGTGTGCGCGGCGTGCTGGCGACGCACGCCTTCAGACAAGCCAGAGGACGTGAGCGACTGCCGCGGCGTCTACACAGTCAGCTCAGACGCACGATTACAG GTTCAAGTAGAGCTGCCAGGCCCGCCGCCGGCTTACGAGACCGTCGTCGAGGACACGACCGATCATAAGCCGTGTCATTCGTTACAG gAGGTGATAACGGAACCATGTCAGCGATGTCAGGCAGGTCGCGTCGACAGCGGCCTGCCTTCTTATGAAGCGGCGGTGCTACTGCGCGACACCAAGTTATAA